The window ATACTTACTCTTATACGAAGAACTAGTAGTACACACGAGGTTGGATTGCTAAAAGCCTGTTATAACGCTCACACGTGTGGTGTTAACGACATCCGTCCACAAGCCCTATAACACAAAAACCGTGCCACATCACCGCATGCATGCATTtagaaatctttttggattttcagtttttaaaatgttttatctcttaaatgaaaaatccgattgaagatccgttttcaccattaaatacctcgcgacgagatcttcgaaactagatcacATATCGATATGTTTCGACGCACTTTTTTGGTTAAAAGTTGTAatgtctattgcacatgaattgccatgatgtttacactgaagttgacgtgatatgtttcagctatttttTTCTATATTTAAAAGTAAATTTTAACATATTATAAAACAAGGAGTTAAGAATCTAGACTTGCCATgaaccataaactaaaattgccatgatacatgcacttaaaattgctatggttcatacaaaaaataattttTCATGGTTAAAGTACTCAAATTGCCATGGTCAAGATACTAAAAGAGTCATGCTCTATGAACTAAatttgccacatggcaactttagtgtAAACACTATGACAACTAtggtgtaaacatcatggcaacttttggcCAAAAAAatcgtcgaaacatatcaacatgagATTTAGATTTGAAGATGTCGTCGAGACGGATTaaatggtgaaaacggatttttaattGTATTTTTTAATTAGCAGATAAAACATTCTTAAGAcgaaaaccaaaaagatttccGCTGATGTCATCTGTTTTGACGTGGCAAAATGAATGATGAAAGCGTTTGGGTCATGTTGCTTCGTGCCACACATATGGACATGAACATTTGCGTTGTTTATTGCTTTCATCTGATTACACGCCATAGGTTACAACTATATTTATACTAGTACAAAGCTAGCTATTACTAGCCTACTCGGATGACTGCTACGTATCCGTGCCGGACATGCCGACGTGGTTAATTCCAACACTCTATGGGTTTCCTCTGGTATTGGCTAAACTGACGGTATCATCACCGATGACACCCTTTTTAATATCCGCAAGCTGTATCGTTCACGACTACAGCTTCGTCATCAACAACAAAGCACATATTTTTTGCACCTCCGGCTAGCTGTGCCTACACTGACTATGATGAACATTACATCAACGACTACCTAAACCACGGCTACTGCATCAACATGAAGGCTATGTTGGCAAGTACTACCTAAACAACGGCACATATGTATACTAAAAGAAGGACATCTAACTAAGACAAGAAAGAAATGCTTACTTGGATCGATGGTTGGCTACATTATGGAAGATCTTCTTGGCGGCCATCTGTGACTCGTATTCGCTGCGAATATGTGTCGCTGACAAATCCCCTCCTCCTGTTGCCTGCTTTATCTGCTCATCTATAGTGGTGAGCGTCCCAGACCGAATAATCTTCATCAACCTCTTCATGTTCCAGGCTGAGACGTTGCTCCGATTGAGCTTATGGAGCTTGTCAATGCTTATCCCTTCATCAATCTGATGCTGTCTTTTCTCCTTGGACAGCTGCTTGCTTCCTTGGCCCGGCTGCTTAGACATTGAAACCGACGGCCGAAAGCTCCTTTGCTCCGATAGATTCTTGGTTGGCATCGCGGCATGGAGATCACTCGGCTCAGCAAACATGGGGCCTTGTTCTTCAACCAGTTGCGGCCCCGAGAGCGTCTCAGTGACATATTGGTTGAACAATGACGCTTGAATCCGGTCAAAGTAGGTAGAGACATGGAAGGACGAGGCGAGCACCTTGAGCAGCAGCGTCTTGACGAGCCGGATGAGCGTGGCGACGAGCAAGCAGAATAGTATCTTCATAACATAGGACACCACCACCATATGCGCCAGTTGGCACTTGTCGTCAAACAAGAAGTGCCAGGCGGCGAGAACGAGGCCGAGCCAGAGCGTGTTCTGCACGGCGCTGCGGACGCCGTACACGAAGTAGAGCACGCGCTTGCGCAGCAACAAGTTGCGCCCCACGCAGAACATGGCGATCCGGATGGCCCACCCGGAGACGAGACGGCCGCAGACGAGCGCGAGCGCGAGGAGCTCCCACTTCCAGAGCTGCAGCTCCCACACCTTCTTCCTGGACAAGATCCTTATGGTGGCACTGCAAACCAACGCCCCGATGATGAGCACCAAGCTGACCCACTGCAAGATGGTGAGAACGTCCAGCTCGCCACTCTTCAAGTTGAAGTCGTCGGGGATGTCTTCGTCCACGAATGGGTCCTCCTCCTCCCCGTCCATGGGACCCGACCAGCGCCACGCAGGAGACTGGCACTGGCCGGGCTTAGGGGACCGTGAGGCGGACGACTTGTGCTTCTTGTCGACGGAAGGAGCTgccgcgggtggcggcggcggcgggtccATGAGCCGGGAGCGTGTCTGGGCTCGCAATAATGGTCCCTTTCCCGTGGAGGTGGATTTGCAGCGTACCATCTCGTCGGCGCGCCTACCGCTGCCTTCCGCGTCGGAGTTGGAGTCAGAGTCGGAGTCGGAGTCGGAGGagatgtgtttttggtgttcgtCCTCGAAGGAGACACGCCGAGCGCCGTGCGACGGCCTCCCGAGCTCCTCCATCTCCGGGTCGAGGTCGAGCGACGGCTTTGCGCCGGACGCCCTCTGCTTCCGGAGGAAGTTCCCAATGAGGCGCGTGGGCGGGTCCTCGCCTCCCTCCGTCGCCTGCTGCGGCGTCGGCGACGGTGGCCAATTCTTAAAGCTCAACTCCTCTTTCATTGATGTACAGCAGGCGATATACAGCAGCGTACATGTACCCAAGTGGTGGTGCTTTCAATGCTATAGTAAAATTTGATTGAGCACACAGTTTCGATTTTTGCTCTGATCCTGTGTGGCGCCAACTTTTTCTTGGTCGGTACTGATTTGTCGGGAGGTACGCATTATTGGTGTCCCCTCCTTGGTGTCGACCGATGGGGATGGCTGGGTCGACCTCTTTCTTTTTACTCGAAAGTTGGGGCCCTTTATTGTTTAATGGAAATTTGATTatatacattactaagataagaagaagaatgactttttttttccgagaaacttccgatctattcatcttcaatcatgacaGTACAACAAACATTAGAAATAATAAAGATTACTAATCCGTTGACTACCTAACGACGattacaagcactgaagcgagacGAAGCGCGTcaccgtcatcgcccctccctcaccgGAGTACGACACAACTTGTTATAGTAAACAGTCAGGAGGTCATCATACTAAGGCTCCATAGGACTAGCACACCATAACAACAACCACCGTCGATGAAGAATAAGTAAATCGAAAGAATCCAACCCGAAAATACACGAACATAGACGAACAATAATCAGATCCGAGCCAATCCACCGAGGATTGATCCGCCGGAAACACACCTTCACACGCCCACCAACGATGCTACACGCACCATCAAAACGGGGGCTAGGCGGGAAGACcattattccatcttcagggagccgacGCAGTCTCGCCTTCATGAGCAGAACACAAATCATAACCAAAATCAAAGAAACGACTAACAACGAAGCCCTACCGCCGGCCCTTGCCAGGATCCACCATACACCATGGTCCTAGGGCCACCGAAGGCGAGACGGACATGTGGTTACGCCGGCGAGTGGCATGAGCCCTAGGTTTTTTTTTAGGAGACAACTTGGGCTTCTTTTATCGAACACTCTCTGAGCTACAGagactagtactccctccgtccgaaaatacttgttatcaaaacaaataaaaagatatgtatctagatgtattttagctCTAATTAAATATATCCTTTTTGTCAATTTTGATGAGACATATTTTCGGACGGGGGCAGTAGCATAGATAGCACACATATCTGCTGGACTGTTAGCATTCCTCATAATACACGAACGAAGAATGAGGCGAAtactaaggccctgtttggttcataagtcttaggactttttctagtcccaactaaaaagtccatAGTCCCTAAAAAGTCTCTGCCTGTTTGTTTCCAGAGACTAAAAAGTCCCTAATCCCttcctagaggttattaaatgaccatGTTGCCCCTAGTATATAGAAAAATAACAATCAAACAATACCATGGGGTGGCGGGCCAATGGATGCATGGAGGGGCATTGTTGGAAAAGTCTcaaaaagtcccaaaaaagactctccttgagagtcttcttcatttaGTCTCAAATGTCTAGtttagtccctaaaaagtccctcccgtttggtAAAAAAGTCTCTAgaagggactttttctagtccctacatAAAAAggtccctggaaacaaacaccccctAAAGATAGACGACCACAATTGACCCGTCCGGTGTGATGGATGCCGCCCAAGACGTACACGTGGAAAGAGACGCTGTACAAGTACTGTACTATCGTATTGTCAGGTCTCACGCAACACCCAATGCTCTCACGCAATCTCATGCCGCTTTGTTCATGTATGTGATTGCTGTACTGCTACATATATAGTCCCTCGGTTTCCAAATACAATTCTTTTTAAAGATTTTAATATGAAGTACTCTTTTCGTttttaaatatttgtctttttagatatttcaacaagtgactatatgcgaaacaaaatgagtgaatctacaatttaaaatatgtctacatacatctgtatgttgttaTCCATTTGAAAtgtaaatatttaggaacagagggagtacatacgCAGAAAAATGAATGAACGTACATTTTAAAATATAtttatatacatccgtatatagtctatattgaaatctctaaaaaggactaatatttaggaacaaatGGAGTACGTTTCTTGGTTAATGTTTGAATCTCGTGGTTTAGATGGACAATGGTTATGGAGATGGAATGATAATGGACAATAATGAAGCAAGTCGGCTTGCATCTATCAATCTCAAAAGCTGTTTTGCTCCACTTAATTCGGAGAAGTTCTGTGGACCAAAACATTTTGGACCATTGCGTCGTCCTCCCATGTGCATGGATAGTGTCGACATGCATGCAGGCATGCATGGCTGGCGTTGGTCCAGGCCAACCCGCAAATGTCTCGTCACAATTAACAATCAGTGATTCAAGTCATCAGAAAGAAGGAACGTAACTCAATTAGTCGTTTGTTAAGAAAAAAGTGACTTGTCCAAATTCTGAATTCAGTTAGCTTATACCCCTAGCCGGTCCCTTACGTTTCCCTTCTCTGTTGCTGGCTTGAACGATGTAGTACAGTTGTTTTCCTTCTTCtcatgaatgaaagaaaaaactTAACCCCAAACTTTCAGCCAGTAAGAGTATGAACATAGAATATGCTCTATATTTATTTCAAACATAGTCATAGTAAAAAACGACGAGAAAGCTTGACACCGCAATATAGACTTATCAGATCCAAGTAATCGGATCTGTGAGAACAGAAAACTTATTAACTTCACTAACAGAAAAGAATGAGAGGAAATTTATTCTCACAAAACTATAAATATCAGAAGACATTGACGAAGAACATAGAGGTCTTGAAGATCCGAGTTCCCCCACCTCTCAGTGCCAAGATGGCAGCTGGAGGCGATGGGACCTAAATTTTTCAgatggcggcggcgacagcggcaGGAGAACTGGACTACTATGTGCCGCTTTAGTCATATTCCGGTCCTAAGTCTGGC is drawn from Aegilops tauschii subsp. strangulata cultivar AL8/78 chromosome 1, Aet v6.0, whole genome shotgun sequence and contains these coding sequences:
- the LOC109742652 gene encoding mechanosensitive ion channel protein 6 isoform X2, whose product is MKEELSFKNWPPSPTPQQATEGGEDPPTRLIGNFLRKQRASGAKPSLDLDPEMEELGRPSHGARRVSFEDEHQKHISSDSDSDSDSNSDAEGSGRRADEMVRCKSTSTGKGPLLRAQTRSRLMDPPPPPPAAAPSVDKKHKSSASRSPKPGQCQSPAWRWSGPMDGEEEDPFVDEDIPDDFNLKSGELDVLTILQWVSLVLIIGALVCSATIRILSRKKVWELQLWKWELLALALVCGRLVSGWAIRIAMFCVGRNLLLRKRVLYFVYGVRSAVQNTLWLGLVLAAWHFLFDDKCQLAHMVVVSYVMKILFCLLVATLIRLVKTLLLKVLASSFHVSTYFDRIQASLFNQYVTETLSGPQLVEEQGPMFAEPSDLHAAMPTKNLSEQRSFRPSVSMSKQPGQGSKQLSKEKRQHQIDEGISIDKLHKLNRSNVSAWNMKRLMKIIRSGTLTTIDEQIKQATGGGDLSATHIRSEYESQMAAKKIFHNVANHRSKYIYLADLMHFMRQEEAIKAMHLFEGGQEYNRISKRSLKNWMVNAFRERKALALTLNDTKVAVSKLNQMTNVVGGVIVFVLWLLILGIATTNLLVFLSSPFLVAVIVFGDTLKAVFEAIVFLFVMHPFDVGDRCEIEEVQVVVEEMNILTTVFLRYDNLKIYYPNNVLATIPIMNFYRSPDMGEGIDFYIHVATPVAKLALMKERILRYINNKKEHWYPGAMIVLRDVDETNKLKVSIWLCHTLNFQDMGMRYVRRELVLQEMIKVLRDLDIEYRMLPLDVNVRNVPPIESTRMPTTWNYS
- the LOC109742652 gene encoding mechanosensitive ion channel protein 6 isoform X1, with the translated sequence MKEELSFKNWPPSPTPQQATEGGEDPPTRLIGNFLRKQRASGAKPSLDLDPEMEELGRPSHGARRVSFEDEHQKHISSDSDSDSDSNSDAEGSGRRADEMVRCKSTSTGKGPLLRAQTRSRLMDPPPPPPAAAPSVDKKHKSSASRSPKPGQCQSPAWRWSGPMDGEEEDPFVDEDIPDDFNLKSGELDVLTILQWVSLVLIIGALVCSATIRILSRKKVWELQLWKWELLALALVCGRLVSGWAIRIAMFCVGRNLLLRKRVLYFVYGVRSAVQNTLWLGLVLAAWHFLFDDKCQLAHMVVVSYVMKILFCLLVATLIRLVKTLLLKVLASSFHVSTYFDRIQASLFNQYVTETLSGPQLVEEQGPMFAEPSDLHAAMPTKNLSEQRSFRPSVSMSKQPGQGSKQLSKEKRQHQIDEGISIDKLHKLNRSNVSAWNMKRLMKIIRSGTLTTIDEQIKQATGGGDLSATHIRSEYESQMAAKKIFHNVANHRSNLTVGGLMPRRGYRFRSTRCRYIYLADLMHFMRQEEAIKAMHLFEGGQEYNRISKRSLKNWMVNAFRERKALALTLNDTKVAVSKLNQMTNVVGGVIVFVLWLLILGIATTNLLVFLSSPFLVAVIVFGDTLKAVFEAIVFLFVMHPFDVGDRCEIEEVQVVVEEMNILTTVFLRYDNLKIYYPNNVLATIPIMNFYRSPDMGEGIDFYIHVATPVAKLALMKERILRYINNKKEHWYPGAMIVLRDVDETNKLKVSIWLCHTLNFQDMGMRYVRRELVLQEMIKVLRDLDIEYRMLPLDVNVRNVPPIESTRMPTTWNYS